The following proteins are co-located in the Pseudomonas synxantha genome:
- a CDS encoding rubredoxin — protein MKTYMCVPCGFMYVEELGIPEDGIPAGTPWEEVPEDWTCPDCGVTKADFMAIEI, from the coding sequence ATGAAGACTTATATGTGTGTTCCCTGCGGTTTTATGTACGTAGAAGAATTGGGTATCCCGGAGGACGGGATACCCGCAGGCACCCCTTGGGAAGAGGTGCCTGAAGACTGGACATGCCCGGATTGCGGCGTGACCAAGGCCGACTTCATGGCTATTGAAATCTAA